A window of the Brassica napus cultivar Da-Ae chromosome A2, Da-Ae, whole genome shotgun sequence genome harbors these coding sequences:
- the LOC111199717 gene encoding uncharacterized protein LOC111199717, translating to MARTKQSAKRTRATCSTPPPQVQQQTSASYPWPREQEGELIDLDSPLLLDFNCEGWDKGTAARYNALLRVDMLPTRFCHTETLADLGIDEDVFETLHAIGIAPLCYTSHELYPDLVRQMLATATITYEDSDAPSYANCSFSFMADGEYCRLSLDKLNEIYEMAAEPKGVAVAKKFSPSNAFWDCIANGNFTAGKVYQSQIRNPALRVIAKIISNLLFAKDLTSKVTNGELQTLYTGIEDEIRASGSGIPIQRVKTNPGFNFITMICERRQCLMHGSKKKDRSGSLLTPLFKHFGIDLTKYSVNKEVQYLDIRYLMACHIMRDEETYSFFDKAGTQLFTKLPHPEITRFSVFENIRFLPPPELLCTDPRAAVPDENMDDVEDVTPEADPSYDLGELADVTDDHAYRRWMVDSQRKNNSLMRRILHLITGGCIGGSDQRQSTTDRPPRSHRPGKEPMGTGPSSEEVHRSRNRRSLDPAESGESD from the coding sequence ATGGCAAGAACTAAGCAATCCGCCAAGCGAACGAGAGCCACGTGCAGCACGCCACCCCCGCAAGTGCAGCAACAAACGTCCGCCTCCTACCCATGGCCCCGCGAGCAAGAGGGTGAACTGATTGATCTCGACAGCCCATTGCTCCTGGACTTCAATTGCGAGGGGTGGGATAAGGGGACAGCAGCTCGTTACAACGCCCTCCTCCGAGTTGACATGCTACCCACTCGTTTCTGCCACACAGAAACTTTGGCTGATCTTGGGATCGACGAGGATGTATTCGAAACGCTGCACGCCATCGGGATTGCTCCTCTGTGCTACACATCGCACGAGCTCTATCCAGACCTTGTTCGCCAGATGCTCGCCACGGCCACGATCACCTACGAGGATTCCGACGCACCCTCCTACGCCAACTGCTCGTTCTCTTTCATGGCGGATGGAGAGTACTGTCGCTTGTCCCTCGACAAGCTCAATGAAATCTATGAGATGGCCGCTGAACCGAAGGGGGTAGCGGTGgcgaaaaagttctctccctcTAACGCCTTTTGGGACTGCATTGCAAATGGGAACTTCACAGCAGGGAAGGTCTACCAGTCGCAGATTCGGAACCCCGCGCTTCGTGTCATCGCGAAGATCATCTCGAACCTCCTGTTCGCCAAGGATCTGACATCGAAGGTCACCAACGGGGAGCTGCAAACCCTGTACACTGGTATTGAGGATGAAATTCGCGCCTCTGGTTCCGGAATTCCCATTCAAAGGGTTAAGACGAATCCCGGTTTCAACTTCATCACCATGATATGCGAGCGGCGACAGTGCCTTATGCACGGCTCGAAGAAGAAAGACAGGAGCGGCAGCCTGCTCACACCGCTTTTCAAGCATTTCGGCATTGATCTCACCAAATACAGCGTCAACAAGGAGGTCCAGTACCTCGACATCAGGTACCTAATGGCGTGCCACATCATGCGAGATGAAGAGACCTACAGCTTTTTCGATAAAGCCGGTACTCAACTATTCACCAAACTGCCTCACCCCGAGATCACCAGGTTCAGTGTGTTTGAGAACATACGGTTTCTTCCTCCCCCCGAGCTCCTTTGCACTGATCCACGTGCTGCGGTCCCTGATGAAAACATGGATGATGTTGAGGACGTCACCCCTGAAGCCGACCCATCGTACGACCTCGGAGAGCTCGCTGATGTAACCGATGATCACGCTTACAGACGCTGGATGGTGGACTCGCAGCGAAAGAACAACAGCCTCATGCGGAGGATACTCCACCTCATCACTGGGGGATGCATTGGAGGGAGCGACCAGCGCCAGTCCACGACAGATCGCCCACCAAGATCTCACCGTCCCGGCAAGGAACCCATGGGAACTGGTCCTTCTTCAGAGGAGGTTCATCGCTCGCGCAACAGGCGATCCCTTGACCCAGCCGAGAGCGGCGAGTCCGACTGA